In Saccharothrix violaceirubra, the following are encoded in one genomic region:
- the ligD gene encoding non-homologous end-joining DNA ligase yields the protein MGTPPTVEFEVDGRTVRISNPDRVYFPARGETKLDLVRYYVAVGDGIVRALRDRPCMLHRFPQGVTGDKVHQKRLPGGAPSWVRTVRVHFPRYNRHADELCVGHLADVVWSVQMSTVEFHPWNSRAADTEAPDEWRIDLDPMPGCPFSRVRRVAAVVREVLAELGATGWPKTSGGKGLHVYVRIKPDWGFRDVRRAALAFAREVERRLPADVTTAWWRRDRDPEALFIDYNQNARDHTIASAYSVRGTPEAIVSTPIRWDEVEDVDPRDLTIATVPARFAELGDLHAGIDDAPFALDALLEWADRDGTDLPDLDPA from the coding sequence ATGGGTACGCCACCCACCGTGGAATTCGAGGTCGACGGGCGCACCGTGCGGATCTCCAACCCCGACCGCGTCTACTTCCCGGCACGCGGCGAGACCAAGCTCGACCTGGTCCGCTACTACGTGGCGGTCGGCGACGGGATCGTGCGGGCGTTGCGGGACCGGCCGTGCATGCTGCATCGGTTTCCCCAAGGGGTGACCGGGGACAAGGTGCACCAGAAGCGACTGCCCGGCGGTGCGCCGTCCTGGGTGCGCACGGTCCGCGTGCACTTCCCCCGCTACAACCGGCATGCCGACGAGTTGTGCGTGGGCCATCTGGCGGACGTGGTCTGGTCCGTGCAGATGTCCACTGTGGAGTTCCATCCGTGGAACTCCCGCGCCGCCGACACCGAGGCGCCGGACGAGTGGCGCATCGACCTGGACCCGATGCCCGGCTGTCCGTTCTCGCGCGTGCGCCGGGTGGCGGCGGTCGTGCGCGAGGTGCTGGCCGAACTCGGCGCGACGGGCTGGCCCAAGACCTCGGGCGGGAAAGGGCTGCACGTGTACGTGCGGATCAAGCCCGACTGGGGTTTCCGCGACGTGCGTCGGGCGGCATTGGCGTTCGCCCGTGAGGTGGAACGCCGCCTGCCCGCCGACGTCACGACCGCGTGGTGGCGGCGCGACCGTGATCCCGAGGCCCTGTTCATCGACTACAACCAGAATGCCAGGGACCACACCATCGCGTCCGCGTACTCGGTGCGCGGCACCCCCGAGGCCATCGTCTCGACGCCGATCCGCTGGGACGAGGTCGAGGACGTCGACCCGCGCGACCTGACCATCGCCACGGTCCCGGCCCGGTTCGCGGAACTGGGCGACCTGCACGCGGGCATCGACGACGCGCCGTTCGCGCTCGACGCGCTCCTGGAGTGGGCCGACCGCGACGGCACCGACCTGCCGGACCTCGACCCGGCCTGA
- a CDS encoding helix-turn-helix domain-containing protein, with translation MDGDLENVLNGVGPRLRAARKSRGITLDDLSAETGISVSTLSRLENGRRRPTLELLLPIAQAHRVAIDELVGAPQTGDPRVHMRAVHRSGISYVALTRRPGGLQAFKVIMPGGRPMGEPTTHEGYEWLYVLNGRLRLLLGDRDMVLVPGEAAEFDTHIPHALGSADPEPVELLSIFGKQGERAHLRARADPKKP, from the coding sequence GTGGACGGCGACCTGGAGAATGTGCTGAACGGTGTGGGCCCCCGACTGCGGGCCGCCCGCAAGAGCCGCGGGATCACCCTGGACGACCTGTCGGCGGAGACCGGGATCTCGGTGAGCACGTTGTCACGGCTGGAGAACGGCAGGCGCAGACCCACCCTGGAACTGCTGCTGCCGATCGCCCAGGCACACCGCGTCGCGATCGACGAACTGGTGGGCGCCCCCCAGACCGGCGACCCGCGCGTGCACATGCGGGCCGTACATCGGAGCGGAATCTCGTACGTGGCCCTGACCCGCAGGCCAGGCGGCCTCCAGGCGTTCAAGGTCATCATGCCCGGCGGCAGACCCATGGGAGAACCCACCACCCACGAGGGCTACGAGTGGTTGTACGTCCTCAACGGCAGACTGCGACTACTGCTGGGCGACCGGGACATGGTCCTGGTCCCGGGCGAGGCAGCGGAGTTCGACACCCACATCCCCCACGCCCTGGGCTCAGCCGACCCGGAACCGGTGGAACTGCTGTCGATCTTCGGCAAACAGGGCGAACGCGCCCACCTGCGAGCCAGGGCCGACCCCAAAAAGCCCTGA